From Mus musculus strain C57BL/6J chromosome 17, GRCm38.p6 C57BL/6J, the proteins below share one genomic window:
- the Psmb9 gene encoding proteasome subunit beta type-9 isoform X1 gives MAVEFDGGVVVGSDSRVSAGTAVVNRVFDKLSPLHQHIFCALSGSAADAQAIADMAAYQLELHGLELEEPPLVLAAANVVKNISYKYREDLLAHLIVAGWDQCEGGQVYGTMGGMLIRQPFTIGGSGSSYIYGYVDAAYKPGMTPEECRRFTTDAITLAMNRDGSSGGVIYLVTITAAGVDHRVILGDELPKFYDE, from the exons ATGGCAGTGGAGTTTGACGGGGGTGTCGTGGTGGGCTCTGATTCCCGGGTGTCAGCGGG AACAGCAGTGGTGAACCGCGTGTTCGACAAGCTCTCCCCTCTGCACCAGCACATCTTCTGTGCCCTCTCAGGTTCCGCTGCTGATGCCCAAGCCATAGCTGACATGGCCGCCTACCAGCTGGAGCTACACGG GTTGGAGCTGGAGGAGCCGCCCCTCGTTCTGGCTGCTGCAAACGTGGTGAAGAACATCTCCTACAAGTACCGTGAGGACTTGTTAGCGCATCTCATAGTAGCTGGCTGGGACCAATGTGAGGGGGGACAG GTATATGGAACCATGGGAGGGATGCTAATTCGACAGCCCTTTACCATCGGCGGTTCCGGAAGCTCCTACATTTATGGTTATGTGGACGCAGCTTATAAGCCAGGCATGACCCCTGAGGAGTGCCGGCGTTTCACCACAGATG CCATCACTCTGGCCATGAACCGAGATGGCTCTAGTGGGGGTGTCATCTACCTGGTCACCATCACAGCTGCTGGTGTGGACCATCGAGTCATCCTGGGAGATGAGCTGCCAAAATTCTACGATGAGTGA
- the Psmb9 gene encoding proteasome subunit beta type-9, which translates to MLRAGAPTAGSFRTEEVHTGTTIMAVEFDGGVVVGSDSRVSAGTAVVNRVFDKLSPLHQHIFCALSGSAADAQAIADMAAYQLELHGLELEEPPLVLAAANVVKNISYKYREDLLAHLIVAGWDQCEGGQVYGTMGGMLIRQPFTIGGSGSSYIYGYVDAAYKPGMTPEECRRFTTDAITLAMNRDGSSGGVIYLVTITAAGVDHRVILGDELPKFYDE; encoded by the exons ATGCTGCGGGCAGGAGCACCTACCGCCGGCTCGTTCCGGACGGAAGAAGTCCACACCGGG ACAACCATCATGGCAGTGGAGTTTGACGGGGGTGTCGTGGTGGGCTCTGATTCCCGGGTGTCAGCGGG AACAGCAGTGGTGAACCGCGTGTTCGACAAGCTCTCCCCTCTGCACCAGCACATCTTCTGTGCCCTCTCAGGTTCCGCTGCTGATGCCCAAGCCATAGCTGACATGGCCGCCTACCAGCTGGAGCTACACGG GTTGGAGCTGGAGGAGCCGCCCCTCGTTCTGGCTGCTGCAAACGTGGTGAAGAACATCTCCTACAAGTACCGTGAGGACTTGTTAGCGCATCTCATAGTAGCTGGCTGGGACCAATGTGAGGGGGGACAG GTATATGGAACCATGGGAGGGATGCTAATTCGACAGCCCTTTACCATCGGCGGTTCCGGAAGCTCCTACATTTATGGTTATGTGGACGCAGCTTATAAGCCAGGCATGACCCCTGAGGAGTGCCGGCGTTTCACCACAGATG CCATCACTCTGGCCATGAACCGAGATGGCTCTAGTGGGGGTGTCATCTACCTGGTCACCATCACAGCTGCTGGTGTGGACCATCGAGTCATCCTGGGAGATGAGCTGCCAAAATTCTACGATGAGTGA